In Euphorbia lathyris chromosome 10, ddEupLath1.1, whole genome shotgun sequence, a single genomic region encodes these proteins:
- the LOC136208850 gene encoding DNA glycosylase/AP lyase ROS1-like isoform X1, which yields MELGSDARNKQIEESWIPQTPFKPILPKPQQHVIYIDNQGHEMEQFRSEGLPSSFCEGATFEPWGACSDSVHGHGNGNWETASIAKGGTSEEPWAEMLNFTSLLALQDHASTALLTGSGAAAYGNGDLLLESTDLWSDNFIQNFQHEMPIPRGTLHDLNLLPGEEEDSDVFQTNTVLAPVTPGKTPETECGQGSESSVAVGGTEKDSASAAVSTTAVTTDVETPQPQKPKRRKYRPRVITESKPRVRKETPKPAPPPPPTTETGKRKYVRKTPPTEPSEKSRGKRRNITKEAVEPTVEASTSSQASCKRSLNFVNIQEQTNVEAEDVRGRCPSKLTVTLGRGIEIMVEPTCDFNNSIDQMQQQYNQMRQQYEVLQRAANEPIAPKNNPQKRKRGKHVTSQNAHQRSTDMVLYTSPHLKTNATNWEDRKSMAIQVKENREAWTQQPSTQQQDVCSTSTSCLTFSARQEKTGAPGRKGQSSGSALTEVKGSSTRKRSRTPTRPRDVASLIIARGEDNTAASNTHHAFGGALAAEMHNQMPKKKRTKRSVPNNGKIMLHNPNQIPPTGTYSEELWMTYLSVVEKLERLDINREQNALVPYNTTTTTTTREQQNALVARRREGTIVPLKPIKKKPIRAQVVEDEETIRVFNLLIKNIDSEGIDGTDDGTRRWWTNERELFRTRASSFIARMHEVQGDRRFTQWKGSVVDSVIGVFLTQNVSDHLSSSAFMSMAARFPLESTSHEAVRESEPIVCVPDLEDAISDFQYSEPDSEREADNSHECSTVSSQNSVVSSQNSTQSPTHQTADLLSDIGGQKDSLLNNSNTFMELLMMVGRNELCEVPRIVNDLSIVEKNMTSPNLSLGRQDVAESSSRQINVLEKDSQAEHGLREMDQQKSIATAKRKAKSRRVGDEIRADIDWTALRKEVESNVGKREKTADTMDSVDWEAVRCANVNEVAETIKARGMNNILAGRMQEFLNRVVGEHGSIDLEWLRDIPPDKAKEYLLSMNGLGLKSVECVRLLTLHHLAFPVDTNVGRIAVRLGWVPLHPMPDEARMHLLELYPVMESVQRYLWPRLCKLDQKTLYELHYQMITFGKVFCTKRNPNCLACPMKGDCRHFASAVATDRLLPWHEEPMSASGKQGGQSIVSASGQQGGQSIVSASQSRRIGPNPAVMVHPPYLQISETRHEVKNCEPIVEEPASPEQTAEPDCTHMMETDIEDTFCEDAEEIPTIKINELEKNLASFMKNNIGNMGILGAEWSKAIVALTEEAKIPMPKLKNVSRLRTEHQVYVLPDSHPLLRKMDRRQPDDPSPYLLAIWTPGEKADSIQPPESTCSLQEHGKLCDETTCFSCNSIRESNSQIVRGTLLIPCRTAMRGSFPLNGTYFQVNEVFADHETSLNPIEVPRSLLWNLERRTVYFGTSVSTIFKGLSKRSITDCFWHGYVCVRGFDQKTRAPRPLQKRLHVADSQLKQEKKYDRKE from the exons ATGGAATTAGGCAGCGATGCCCGAAATAAGCAGATTGAGGAATCATGGATTCCACAAACCCCATTTAAACCTATTCTACCAAAACCACAACAACATGTTATCTACATCGATAACCAAGGACACGAGATGGAGCAATTTAGATCAGAGGGGTTACCATCTAGTTTTTGTGAAGGAGCTACATTTGAACCATGGGGTGCATGTTCAGATTCAGTCCACGGCCACGGCAACGGCAACTGGGAGACTGCTTCCATAGCTAAAGGAGGCACAAGTGAAGAACCATGGGCAGAAATGCTCAATTTTACATCTCTCTTGGCTCTGCAAGATCATGCTTCCACTGCCTTATTAACAGGAAGTGGAGCAGCAGCCTATGGAAATGGTGATTTACTGCTTGAATCAACCGATCTATGGAGTGACAATTTCATACAGAATTTCCAGC ATGAAATGCCGATTCCAAGAGGAACTCTTCATGATTTGAACTTGCTtcctggagaagaagaagattcaGATGTCTTCCAGACAAACACAGTTTTAGCTCCGGTGACACCAGGGAAGACCCCTGAAACAGAATGCGGACAGGGGAGTGAGAGCAGCGTGGCTGTAGGGGGCACAGAAAAAGATTCAGCTTCTGCAGCCGTGTCTACTACTGCAGTCACAACAGATGTTGAAACACCACAACCGCAAAAACCAAAGAGAAGAAAATACAGACCTAGGGTGATAACGGAAAGCAAACCTCGGGTGAGAAAGGAAACACCAAAGCCTGCTCCTCCTCCCCCTCCTACTACAGAAACTGGTAAGAGGAAGTACGTGAGAAAAACTCCCCCAACAGAACCTAGTGAAAAATCAAGAGGGAAGAGGAGAAATATCACAAAAGAAGCAGTAGAACCAACTGTGGAGGCTTCCACCAGTTCACAGGCCTCATGCAAGAGGTCCTTGAACTTCGTCAATATTCAAGAACAGACCAATGTTGAAGCAGAAGATGTTAGAGGAAGATGTCCATCTAAATTAACTGTGACCTTGGGGCGAGGAATTGAAATCATGGTAGAACCTACATGTGATTTTAATAATTCCATCGATCAAATGCAGCAGCAATACAATCAAATGCGGCAGCAATACGAGGTATTGCAACGAGCAGCAAATGAGCCAATTGCTCCCAAGAATAATCCccagaaaagaaaaaggggaaAGCATGTCACCTCTCAAAATGCGCATCAGAGGAGTACAGATATGGTTCTCTACACCAGCCCTCACCTAAAGACAAATGCAACAAATTGGGAAGACAGGAAAAGCATGGCTATAcaagtgaaggaaaatagagaAGCTTGGACACAGCAGCCTTCCACACAGCAGCAAGATGTCTGCAGCACAAGTACATCATGCCTAACATTTTCAGCCAGACAAGAAAAAACAG GCGCACCTGGGAGGAAAGGGCAGTCATCTGGTTCTGCCTTGACAGAAGTCAAGGGGTCATCTACAAGAAAGAGATCGAGGACCCCTACCAGGCCTCGTGATGTGGCTTCTCTTATAATTGCAAGAGGGGAGGATAATACAGCGGCTTCAAATACACATCATGCATTTGGCGGTGCTCTGGCTGCAGAGATGCATAACCAAATGCCGAAAAAAAAGAGAACAAAAAGAAGCGTTCCAAACAATGGTAAAATAATGTTACACAATCCAAACCAAATCCCACCCACAG GTACATATTCAGAAGAATTATGGATGACTTATCTATCTGTAGTTGAGAAACTTGAGCGACTGGACATTAACAGGGAACAGAATGCACTTGTTCCTTATAatactactactactactactacaAGGGAACAACAGAATGCCTTGGTTGCACGCAGGAGAGAAGGAACTATTGTACCCCTCAAACCCATCAAGAAAAAACCTATACGGGCTCAGGTTGTCGAAGATGAAGAAACCATCAGAGTATTTAACCTTCTAATAAAAAACATCGACAGCGAAGGCATTGATGGAACTGATGACGGGACGCGAAGATGGTGGACAAATGAAAGAGAACTGTTTCGAACACGTGCTAGCTCGTTTATAGCACGAATGCACGAAGTACAAG GGGACAGAAGATTCACACAGTGGAAGGGATCAGTGGTTGACTCTGTAATAGGAGTTTTTCTAACTCAGAATGTCTCGGACCACCTTTCCAG TTCTGCATTCATGTCTATGGCCGCACGCTTTCCACTTGAGTCAACATCGCATGAAGCTGTGAGAGAGTCGGAACCAATCGTGTGTGTTCCAGATCTCGAAGATGCTATCAGTGATTTCCAATACTCTGAGCCAGACTCAGAAAGAGAAGCAGATAACAGTCATGAGTGTTCCACTGTTTCATCTCAAAACTCTGTGGTTTCATCACAGAACTCCACACAGTCTCCAACTCATCAAACTGCTGATTTATTGTCAGACATTGGTGGACAGAAAGATAGCTTGTTAAATAACTCCAATACCTTCATGGAGCTGTTAATGATGGTTGGGAGGAACGAGCTATGTGAAGTTCCTAGGATTGTCAATGACCTCAGCATTGTTGAGAAAAATATGACGTCACCAAATCTGTCTTTAGGAAGACAAGACGTCGCAGAAAGCAGCAGCAGACAAATTAATGTGTTAGAAAAGGATTCACAAGCTGAACATGGCCTTCGAGAGATGGATCAGCAAAAAAGCATAGCAACGGCTAAAAGAAAAGCCAAAAGCAGACGGGTTGGAGACGAGATAAGAGCTGATATTGACTGGACCGCTTTGAGAAAAGAGGTAGAATCAAATgtaggaaaaagggaaaaaacagCCGATACAATGGATTCAGTGGATTGGGAAGCTGTAAGATGTGCAAATGTTAATGAGGTTGCCGAGACAATAAAAGCTCGTGGAATGAACAACATTCTTGCAGGACGAATGCAG GAATTTTTGAATCGGGTAGTAGGAGAGCATGGGAGTATCGACCTGGAGTGGTTGAGAGATATTCCACCCGACAAAGCCAA AGAATATCTTCTAAGCATGAACGGTTTGGGATTAAAGAGCGTGGAATGTGTACGGCTGCTGACACTTCACCATCTTGCTTTTCCA GTTGATACAAATGTTGGTCGAATAGCTGTGCGACTGGGCTGGGTGCCCCTTCATCCAATGCCTGATGAAGCTCGTATGCACCTGCTAGAGCT GTATCCAGTAATGGAATCAGTTCAAAGATACCTCTGGCCCCGGTTGTGCAAGCTGGACCAGAAAACACT GTATGAGCTACACTATCAAATGATTACCTTCGGAAAG GTATTCTGTACCAAGAGAAACCCCAACTGCTTGGCCTGTCCGATGAAAGGAGATTGCAGACATTTTGCAAGTGCAGTTGCAAC GGACAGACTTTTGCCTTGGCATGAGGAACCAATGAGTGCAAGTGGAAAGCAGGGGGGACAAAGTATAGTGAGTGCAAGTGGACAGCAGGGGGGACAAAGTATAGTGAGTGCAAGTCAAAGCAGAAGAATTGGGCCAAACCCTGCTGTAATGGTTCATCCGCCGTACTTACAGATATCAGAAACAAGACATGAAGTCAAAAATTGTGAACCCATTGTTGAGGAGCCAGCGTCTCCAGAACAAACAGCAGAACCAGATTGCACTCATATGATGGAAACAGACATTGAGGATACCTTCTGCGAGGATGCGGAAGAAATTCCCACTATAAAAATCAATGAACTCGAAAAAAATCTGGCAAGTTTTATGAAAAACAACATTGGAAATATGGGAATTCTGGGAGCTGAGTGGTCAAAAGCCATAGTCGCTCTGACTGAAGAAGCTAAAATACCAATGCCCAAGCTTAAGAACGTCAGTAGGCTGAGAACAGAACACCAAGT ATATGTACTTCCAGATTCCCACCCTCTACTACGAAAG ATGGATAGAAGGCAACCTGACGATCCATCTCCCTACCTGCTGGCTATTTGGACGCCAG GTGAGAAGGCAGACTCCATTCAACCACCAGAAAGTACATGCAGCTTGCAAGAACATGGCAAACTTTGTGATGAAACAACATGCTTCTCTTGCAATAGCATTCGGGAATCAAATTCCCAGATTGTTCGAGGGACTCTTTTG ATACCGTGCCGGACAGCTATGAGAGGAAGTTTTCCTCTCAATGGGACCTACTTTCAGGTCAATGAG GTTTTTGCTGACCACGAGACAAGCCTTAACCCAATTGAGGTCCCCAGATCGTTGTTATGGAATTTGGAAAGAAGAACAGTATACTTTGGGACATCGGTGTCAACCATTTTTAAAG GGTTATCGAAAAGAAGCATTACGGACTGTTTCTGGCACG GGTATGTCTGTGTCAGAGGGTTCGACCAGAAGACCAGGGCGCCTCGTCCTCTACAGAAAAGGCTGCATGTTGCAGACAGCCAATTAAAGcaggaaaaaaaatatgatcGAAAAGAATAG
- the LOC136208850 gene encoding DNA glycosylase/AP lyase ROS1-like isoform X2 has translation MSDEMPIPRGTLHDLNLLPGEEEDSDVFQTNTVLAPVTPGKTPETECGQGSESSVAVGGTEKDSASAAVSTTAVTTDVETPQPQKPKRRKYRPRVITESKPRVRKETPKPAPPPPPTTETGKRKYVRKTPPTEPSEKSRGKRRNITKEAVEPTVEASTSSQASCKRSLNFVNIQEQTNVEAEDVRGRCPSKLTVTLGRGIEIMVEPTCDFNNSIDQMQQQYNQMRQQYEVLQRAANEPIAPKNNPQKRKRGKHVTSQNAHQRSTDMVLYTSPHLKTNATNWEDRKSMAIQVKENREAWTQQPSTQQQDVCSTSTSCLTFSARQEKTGAPGRKGQSSGSALTEVKGSSTRKRSRTPTRPRDVASLIIARGEDNTAASNTHHAFGGALAAEMHNQMPKKKRTKRSVPNNGKIMLHNPNQIPPTGTYSEELWMTYLSVVEKLERLDINREQNALVPYNTTTTTTTREQQNALVARRREGTIVPLKPIKKKPIRAQVVEDEETIRVFNLLIKNIDSEGIDGTDDGTRRWWTNERELFRTRASSFIARMHEVQGDRRFTQWKGSVVDSVIGVFLTQNVSDHLSSSAFMSMAARFPLESTSHEAVRESEPIVCVPDLEDAISDFQYSEPDSEREADNSHECSTVSSQNSVVSSQNSTQSPTHQTADLLSDIGGQKDSLLNNSNTFMELLMMVGRNELCEVPRIVNDLSIVEKNMTSPNLSLGRQDVAESSSRQINVLEKDSQAEHGLREMDQQKSIATAKRKAKSRRVGDEIRADIDWTALRKEVESNVGKREKTADTMDSVDWEAVRCANVNEVAETIKARGMNNILAGRMQEFLNRVVGEHGSIDLEWLRDIPPDKAKEYLLSMNGLGLKSVECVRLLTLHHLAFPVDTNVGRIAVRLGWVPLHPMPDEARMHLLELYPVMESVQRYLWPRLCKLDQKTLYELHYQMITFGKVFCTKRNPNCLACPMKGDCRHFASAVATDRLLPWHEEPMSASGKQGGQSIVSASGQQGGQSIVSASQSRRIGPNPAVMVHPPYLQISETRHEVKNCEPIVEEPASPEQTAEPDCTHMMETDIEDTFCEDAEEIPTIKINELEKNLASFMKNNIGNMGILGAEWSKAIVALTEEAKIPMPKLKNVSRLRTEHQVYVLPDSHPLLRKMDRRQPDDPSPYLLAIWTPGEKADSIQPPESTCSLQEHGKLCDETTCFSCNSIRESNSQIVRGTLLIPCRTAMRGSFPLNGTYFQVNEVFADHETSLNPIEVPRSLLWNLERRTVYFGTSVSTIFKGLSKRSITDCFWHGYVCVRGFDQKTRAPRPLQKRLHVADSQLKQEKKYDRKE, from the exons ATGTCAG ATGAAATGCCGATTCCAAGAGGAACTCTTCATGATTTGAACTTGCTtcctggagaagaagaagattcaGATGTCTTCCAGACAAACACAGTTTTAGCTCCGGTGACACCAGGGAAGACCCCTGAAACAGAATGCGGACAGGGGAGTGAGAGCAGCGTGGCTGTAGGGGGCACAGAAAAAGATTCAGCTTCTGCAGCCGTGTCTACTACTGCAGTCACAACAGATGTTGAAACACCACAACCGCAAAAACCAAAGAGAAGAAAATACAGACCTAGGGTGATAACGGAAAGCAAACCTCGGGTGAGAAAGGAAACACCAAAGCCTGCTCCTCCTCCCCCTCCTACTACAGAAACTGGTAAGAGGAAGTACGTGAGAAAAACTCCCCCAACAGAACCTAGTGAAAAATCAAGAGGGAAGAGGAGAAATATCACAAAAGAAGCAGTAGAACCAACTGTGGAGGCTTCCACCAGTTCACAGGCCTCATGCAAGAGGTCCTTGAACTTCGTCAATATTCAAGAACAGACCAATGTTGAAGCAGAAGATGTTAGAGGAAGATGTCCATCTAAATTAACTGTGACCTTGGGGCGAGGAATTGAAATCATGGTAGAACCTACATGTGATTTTAATAATTCCATCGATCAAATGCAGCAGCAATACAATCAAATGCGGCAGCAATACGAGGTATTGCAACGAGCAGCAAATGAGCCAATTGCTCCCAAGAATAATCCccagaaaagaaaaaggggaaAGCATGTCACCTCTCAAAATGCGCATCAGAGGAGTACAGATATGGTTCTCTACACCAGCCCTCACCTAAAGACAAATGCAACAAATTGGGAAGACAGGAAAAGCATGGCTATAcaagtgaaggaaaatagagaAGCTTGGACACAGCAGCCTTCCACACAGCAGCAAGATGTCTGCAGCACAAGTACATCATGCCTAACATTTTCAGCCAGACAAGAAAAAACAG GCGCACCTGGGAGGAAAGGGCAGTCATCTGGTTCTGCCTTGACAGAAGTCAAGGGGTCATCTACAAGAAAGAGATCGAGGACCCCTACCAGGCCTCGTGATGTGGCTTCTCTTATAATTGCAAGAGGGGAGGATAATACAGCGGCTTCAAATACACATCATGCATTTGGCGGTGCTCTGGCTGCAGAGATGCATAACCAAATGCCGAAAAAAAAGAGAACAAAAAGAAGCGTTCCAAACAATGGTAAAATAATGTTACACAATCCAAACCAAATCCCACCCACAG GTACATATTCAGAAGAATTATGGATGACTTATCTATCTGTAGTTGAGAAACTTGAGCGACTGGACATTAACAGGGAACAGAATGCACTTGTTCCTTATAatactactactactactactacaAGGGAACAACAGAATGCCTTGGTTGCACGCAGGAGAGAAGGAACTATTGTACCCCTCAAACCCATCAAGAAAAAACCTATACGGGCTCAGGTTGTCGAAGATGAAGAAACCATCAGAGTATTTAACCTTCTAATAAAAAACATCGACAGCGAAGGCATTGATGGAACTGATGACGGGACGCGAAGATGGTGGACAAATGAAAGAGAACTGTTTCGAACACGTGCTAGCTCGTTTATAGCACGAATGCACGAAGTACAAG GGGACAGAAGATTCACACAGTGGAAGGGATCAGTGGTTGACTCTGTAATAGGAGTTTTTCTAACTCAGAATGTCTCGGACCACCTTTCCAG TTCTGCATTCATGTCTATGGCCGCACGCTTTCCACTTGAGTCAACATCGCATGAAGCTGTGAGAGAGTCGGAACCAATCGTGTGTGTTCCAGATCTCGAAGATGCTATCAGTGATTTCCAATACTCTGAGCCAGACTCAGAAAGAGAAGCAGATAACAGTCATGAGTGTTCCACTGTTTCATCTCAAAACTCTGTGGTTTCATCACAGAACTCCACACAGTCTCCAACTCATCAAACTGCTGATTTATTGTCAGACATTGGTGGACAGAAAGATAGCTTGTTAAATAACTCCAATACCTTCATGGAGCTGTTAATGATGGTTGGGAGGAACGAGCTATGTGAAGTTCCTAGGATTGTCAATGACCTCAGCATTGTTGAGAAAAATATGACGTCACCAAATCTGTCTTTAGGAAGACAAGACGTCGCAGAAAGCAGCAGCAGACAAATTAATGTGTTAGAAAAGGATTCACAAGCTGAACATGGCCTTCGAGAGATGGATCAGCAAAAAAGCATAGCAACGGCTAAAAGAAAAGCCAAAAGCAGACGGGTTGGAGACGAGATAAGAGCTGATATTGACTGGACCGCTTTGAGAAAAGAGGTAGAATCAAATgtaggaaaaagggaaaaaacagCCGATACAATGGATTCAGTGGATTGGGAAGCTGTAAGATGTGCAAATGTTAATGAGGTTGCCGAGACAATAAAAGCTCGTGGAATGAACAACATTCTTGCAGGACGAATGCAG GAATTTTTGAATCGGGTAGTAGGAGAGCATGGGAGTATCGACCTGGAGTGGTTGAGAGATATTCCACCCGACAAAGCCAA AGAATATCTTCTAAGCATGAACGGTTTGGGATTAAAGAGCGTGGAATGTGTACGGCTGCTGACACTTCACCATCTTGCTTTTCCA GTTGATACAAATGTTGGTCGAATAGCTGTGCGACTGGGCTGGGTGCCCCTTCATCCAATGCCTGATGAAGCTCGTATGCACCTGCTAGAGCT GTATCCAGTAATGGAATCAGTTCAAAGATACCTCTGGCCCCGGTTGTGCAAGCTGGACCAGAAAACACT GTATGAGCTACACTATCAAATGATTACCTTCGGAAAG GTATTCTGTACCAAGAGAAACCCCAACTGCTTGGCCTGTCCGATGAAAGGAGATTGCAGACATTTTGCAAGTGCAGTTGCAAC GGACAGACTTTTGCCTTGGCATGAGGAACCAATGAGTGCAAGTGGAAAGCAGGGGGGACAAAGTATAGTGAGTGCAAGTGGACAGCAGGGGGGACAAAGTATAGTGAGTGCAAGTCAAAGCAGAAGAATTGGGCCAAACCCTGCTGTAATGGTTCATCCGCCGTACTTACAGATATCAGAAACAAGACATGAAGTCAAAAATTGTGAACCCATTGTTGAGGAGCCAGCGTCTCCAGAACAAACAGCAGAACCAGATTGCACTCATATGATGGAAACAGACATTGAGGATACCTTCTGCGAGGATGCGGAAGAAATTCCCACTATAAAAATCAATGAACTCGAAAAAAATCTGGCAAGTTTTATGAAAAACAACATTGGAAATATGGGAATTCTGGGAGCTGAGTGGTCAAAAGCCATAGTCGCTCTGACTGAAGAAGCTAAAATACCAATGCCCAAGCTTAAGAACGTCAGTAGGCTGAGAACAGAACACCAAGT ATATGTACTTCCAGATTCCCACCCTCTACTACGAAAG ATGGATAGAAGGCAACCTGACGATCCATCTCCCTACCTGCTGGCTATTTGGACGCCAG GTGAGAAGGCAGACTCCATTCAACCACCAGAAAGTACATGCAGCTTGCAAGAACATGGCAAACTTTGTGATGAAACAACATGCTTCTCTTGCAATAGCATTCGGGAATCAAATTCCCAGATTGTTCGAGGGACTCTTTTG ATACCGTGCCGGACAGCTATGAGAGGAAGTTTTCCTCTCAATGGGACCTACTTTCAGGTCAATGAG GTTTTTGCTGACCACGAGACAAGCCTTAACCCAATTGAGGTCCCCAGATCGTTGTTATGGAATTTGGAAAGAAGAACAGTATACTTTGGGACATCGGTGTCAACCATTTTTAAAG GGTTATCGAAAAGAAGCATTACGGACTGTTTCTGGCACG GGTATGTCTGTGTCAGAGGGTTCGACCAGAAGACCAGGGCGCCTCGTCCTCTACAGAAAAGGCTGCATGTTGCAGACAGCCAATTAAAGcaggaaaaaaaatatgatcGAAAAGAATAG